Proteins from a single region of Blastopirellula marina:
- a CDS encoding transglutaminase family protein, which translates to MQHKTAYHYSEPASVAHNLLHLRVPTTHRQSVEDFALTVEPKPRSVVSRTDYFGNQVHYFALSEPHSGMTITATSRVVVKTPVPITTSPSWEELAQLGKRREFPLEVRQFLFPSRHIRLLPILSEYGKAAFTRNRPIVEAALELTTRIYADYKYDSGATNIFTPLEEVVRQRHGVCQDFAHVGIGALRALGLPARYVSGYLRTLPPPGKPRLVGADASHAWFSVFCGTELGWVDFDPTNKVMVGTDHITLAHGRDFEDVSPIQGVVMGGGTRTMQVGVDVMPLDAKANGSPPDPASTPQQERSPNK; encoded by the coding sequence GTGCAACATAAGACGGCCTATCACTACTCCGAGCCTGCCTCGGTAGCCCATAATTTATTGCACCTGCGCGTCCCGACCACGCATCGCCAAAGCGTCGAAGACTTTGCCCTCACGGTCGAACCCAAGCCGAGGTCGGTTGTTTCGCGGACTGATTACTTCGGAAACCAGGTGCATTACTTCGCCTTGAGCGAGCCGCACAGCGGAATGACCATCACGGCTACCAGCCGCGTCGTGGTAAAGACGCCTGTGCCGATTACCACCTCCCCGTCTTGGGAAGAGCTCGCTCAGCTGGGCAAGCGTCGTGAGTTTCCCTTGGAAGTTCGTCAGTTTCTGTTTCCCTCGCGGCACATTCGCTTACTGCCGATCCTGAGTGAATACGGCAAGGCAGCATTCACCCGCAACCGACCCATCGTCGAAGCGGCCTTGGAACTGACGACCCGCATTTACGCCGATTACAAGTACGACTCCGGGGCGACCAACATCTTCACGCCGCTGGAAGAGGTAGTTCGTCAGCGTCACGGTGTATGCCAGGACTTCGCCCACGTCGGCATCGGTGCCCTCAGGGCGCTCGGGCTGCCGGCTCGCTATGTCAGTGGATACCTGCGAACCCTGCCGCCGCCGGGCAAGCCTCGCCTGGTCGGTGCCGATGCCTCGCATGCGTGGTTCTCGGTCTTCTGTGGAACGGAACTTGGCTGGGTCGATTTCGACCCGACCAACAAAGTCATGGTCGGTACCGATCACATCACGCTGGCCCACGGGCGAGACTTCGAAGACGTTTCGCCCATTCAAGGGGTCGTCATGGGCGGGGGAACGCGAACGATGCAAGTCGGCGTCGACGTGATGCCACTAGATGCCAAAGCCAACGGCTCGCCACCAGACCCCGCCAGCACTCCGCAGCAGGAACGTAGCCCGAATAAATAA
- a CDS encoding circularly permuted type 2 ATP-grasp protein, translated as MTRIPAQNDASADLFAPYKPISDVYDELNDGAQIRPHWQSFVQGVRDIGASEFQRRWQQMQKLLDRTGMAYIGAGIGNPGQDRRARPWELDPLPVLLPSSEWNQISQGLKQRGKLMQLILQDLYGPQDLLRSGILPEEVLFRHPGYYRCFHGQNPPGNNYLYFYAADLSRSPDGSWWVQGDRSESPSGSGFALENRIIQSRMTPSLFHKENVQRLAGYFMKVKEAVLRACSRVTNPRVVILSNGAESPNYFEDAYLARYLGYTLVEPADLAVRGNRVMLKTLGGLLPVDVIIRRPNSDQCDPLEISHATGGIPELLQVCRMKNVVVLNPLGSGIVESPIFMTFMPQLCQHLLGEPLILPGVATWRCGDPDSLAYVIENIDKLVIKPSYRKRGNRSGIFRVQKDGDQEKLIRMIQADPDLFVAQEQVVRSTSPVYSKKSLTPAHIALRSFAVLGQNDFETMPGGLIRLSGELQPLEASLQVGERSKDAWVLSDTPIARVSLLKQPDHGVELKRTGGELPSRIAENLFWLGRNLERADVTARILRTTISRLTSEEQISEMPEVVILIRTMAEMGIIEPGYGVEEMRKQLPPIERNLAANIFDEQNSMSLRSIVTEIFRLTSRSRDRVSADSWRVLHRVDQGFQPPVTGYWDLSDCLALLDDLVLDLAAFSGIISESITRTQVYHFLDMGRRMERATQSSRLMRNCLVLPSGDLAAILEALLEISDSLITYRSRYLEEMHLGAVLDLLVTDETNPRSIARQLAQLLEHVNDLPNVANHAGYTVEQRLAMSLLHEVRMFDVTRVRAPDALSAGESLHMLLQEIESLLPKLSDVVSQRYLVHAMPQSHLVEIRP; from the coding sequence GTGACCAGAATCCCCGCACAGAATGATGCGTCCGCCGATCTATTCGCCCCGTATAAGCCGATTTCCGACGTATACGACGAACTGAACGACGGTGCGCAGATACGCCCCCATTGGCAGAGCTTCGTTCAGGGGGTTCGTGACATTGGGGCCAGCGAATTTCAGCGTCGCTGGCAGCAAATGCAAAAACTGCTCGATCGCACCGGCATGGCCTATATCGGTGCAGGCATCGGCAACCCTGGCCAAGACCGCCGGGCACGTCCCTGGGAACTCGACCCGCTGCCGGTATTATTGCCCAGCAGCGAGTGGAACCAGATCTCGCAAGGGCTCAAGCAGCGCGGCAAGCTGATGCAGTTGATCTTGCAGGACCTATATGGCCCGCAAGACTTGCTGCGTAGCGGAATCCTGCCGGAAGAAGTTTTGTTCCGGCATCCGGGGTACTATCGCTGCTTCCATGGGCAGAATCCTCCCGGGAACAATTACCTCTACTTTTACGCCGCGGACCTTTCTCGTTCGCCCGACGGCAGCTGGTGGGTCCAAGGGGATCGCAGCGAATCGCCGTCCGGCAGCGGCTTCGCCCTCGAAAATCGCATCATCCAGTCACGCATGACGCCCAGTCTCTTTCACAAAGAGAACGTCCAGCGACTGGCTGGTTACTTTATGAAAGTGAAAGAGGCTGTACTGCGTGCCTGTTCGCGGGTTACCAATCCGCGAGTTGTGATTCTCAGCAACGGGGCCGAAAGCCCGAATTACTTCGAGGATGCCTACCTCGCACGTTATCTCGGTTACACCCTGGTCGAACCGGCCGATCTGGCCGTACGTGGCAATCGTGTCATGCTAAAGACCTTGGGTGGGCTGCTACCGGTGGATGTCATTATTCGGCGTCCCAACAGCGATCAGTGCGATCCCCTCGAGATCAGCCACGCGACCGGTGGTATCCCAGAACTGCTGCAAGTTTGCCGCATGAAGAATGTCGTGGTGCTCAACCCGTTGGGGTCTGGCATCGTCGAGTCTCCTATCTTCATGACCTTCATGCCGCAGCTTTGTCAGCATCTGCTGGGCGAACCGCTGATTTTGCCAGGCGTTGCTACCTGGCGATGCGGTGACCCCGATTCGCTGGCTTACGTGATCGAAAACATCGACAAACTGGTTATCAAACCTTCTTACCGAAAACGTGGAAACCGGTCCGGCATCTTCCGTGTGCAGAAAGATGGCGATCAGGAAAAGCTGATTCGCATGATCCAGGCCGATCCGGATTTGTTCGTTGCTCAGGAACAAGTGGTCCGCTCGACCAGCCCGGTCTATTCCAAGAAGTCACTCACTCCCGCCCACATTGCCCTGCGCAGCTTCGCCGTGCTGGGACAAAACGACTTCGAGACCATGCCTGGCGGGCTGATTCGACTCAGCGGAGAGCTTCAGCCGCTAGAGGCCTCGCTGCAAGTTGGCGAACGCAGCAAAGACGCGTGGGTGTTGTCCGATACTCCGATTGCGCGTGTTAGCTTGCTGAAGCAGCCCGATCATGGTGTCGAACTGAAACGTACCGGCGGCGAACTCCCCAGCCGCATCGCTGAAAACCTGTTCTGGTTGGGACGCAACCTGGAACGCGCCGACGTGACGGCCCGCATCCTGCGAACGACCATCTCGCGATTGACCAGCGAAGAGCAGATCAGCGAGATGCCTGAGGTGGTCATCTTGATCCGTACGATGGCCGAGATGGGAATCATCGAGCCAGGCTACGGCGTGGAAGAGATGCGAAAGCAGTTGCCGCCGATCGAGCGGAACCTGGCGGCGAACATCTTCGACGAACAGAACTCGATGAGCCTGCGTTCGATCGTGACCGAGATCTTCCGGCTCACCTCGCGCAGCCGCGACCGCGTCTCGGCCGATAGCTGGCGTGTGCTGCACCGGGTCGACCAAGGCTTCCAGCCCCCTGTGACCGGGTACTGGGACCTGTCCGACTGCTTGGCTTTGCTGGACGACCTGGTCCTCGACCTGGCCGCGTTCTCCGGTATCATTTCCGAAAGCATCACACGAACGCAGGTCTATCACTTCCTGGACATGGGCCGGCGTATGGAGCGGGCGACGCAGAGCTCGCGGCTGATGCGAAACTGCCTGGTACTTCCTTCGGGCGACCTGGCCGCGATCCTCGAAGCGCTGCTGGAAATCTCCGACAGTTTGATCACCTACCGGTCGCGTTACTTGGAAGAGATGCACCTGGGGGCCGTGCTCGATCTGCTGGTGACCGACGAAACCAACCCGCGTTCGATTGCCCGCCAGTTGGCTCAACTGTTAGAGCACGTCAACGATCTGCCCAACGTTGCTAATCATGCCGGCTACACGGTCGAGCAGCGTCTGGCGATGTCGCTGCTGCACGAAGTGCGGATGTTCGATGTTACGCGTGTCCGAGCCCCCGACGCCTTGTCGGCCGGCGAATCACTGCATATGCTGCTGCAGGAAATCGAATCGCTGCTGCCGAAGTTGTCGGATGTCGTTTCGCAGCGGTATCTGGTTCACGCGATGCCCCAGTCACATCTGGTCGAGATCCGCCCCTAG
- a CDS encoding DUF2126 domain-containing protein yields the protein MAILTALHHSTKYKYDRKIGVGAQTIRLRPAPHCRTPIHSYSLRISPKPHFLNWQQDPHGNFAARVVFPEPVDHFHVDVDLIAEMTVINPFDFFLEPDAEDFPIIYKEPLKTDLAPFLEQEPHGPLLTEYLKGVDVTPRRIVDFLVDINQRLQNDIAYTVRMEHGVQSPEETLERRLGSCRDSAWLMVQMLRHFGLAARFASGYICQLTPDIKSLDGPSGPEKDFTDLHAWTEVFLPGAGWVGLDPTSGLFAGEGHIPLACTPSPMTAAPVSGTHEQAEVEFEFEMKITRFHEDPRVTKPYTDEEWDEIQALGHEVDKHLERVGITMTMGGEPTFVSIDDMEGDEWNTAAVGPTKRGLADKLMRKLFKRFGEGGFLHYGQGKWYPGESLPRWAFRCYWRHDGEPIWRDPSLLAEDGMNYGHDADLAMQFTRRLAEQLGVEPNHASYGYEDAFYYTWMERRLPVNVDIHDSKLEDEEERARIAKVFEQGITSPVGVVLPIRYLWWTAQPTWESGEWVVRSDELFLIPGDSAMGLRLPLKSLVYETEGQAAALFPLDPMAETTPLPSYAEFMARRTPAMVGGDSGKPWSMKTVGGDTYRNASRPQGMSGQSLESDGFFGPGDWGDNGGPNPMNQMVRTAVCVEPRNGCLHIFMPPVDRIEGYLELLTAVETVAAEFNSPVIIEGYLPPHDDRVNHLSVTPDPGVIEVNVHPANNWQELVDITTGVYEDAHHTRLGTEKFNKDGTHTGTGGGNHVVLGGPTPTQSPFLQRPDILRSLIGYWHNHPSLSYLFSGNFIGPTSQAPRVDEGRRDAIYELKIAFEQIPDKGQFSPWLVDRVFRNLLVDITGNTHRAEFCIDKLFSPDNSSGRRGLLEFRAFEMPPHARMSLTQQLLLRALMARFAEHPYRVPLVDWDTSLHDRFMLPHFNYQDFEDVIEETKDAGFQLESYWFLPHFEFKFPKIGEFSHRGVQVEIRKAIEPWYVLGEESGQGFTARYVDSSLERMQVKVRGAIPGRHFVMCNGRKVPLHPTGTEQEYVAGVRYRAWQPPSCLHPTIPVDEPLTIDLYDSWFQRSLGGCRYHVGHPGGNNPESFPVNAFEAESRRGGRFEKMGHTPGYVELPPDEDSSEFPFTLDLRRGKTKHL from the coding sequence ATGGCGATTCTCACGGCGCTGCACCACTCGACCAAATACAAGTACGATCGCAAGATCGGCGTGGGTGCTCAAACCATTCGTTTGCGTCCGGCTCCGCACTGCCGCACGCCCATTCACAGCTACTCCCTACGAATCAGTCCCAAACCCCACTTCCTGAACTGGCAGCAGGACCCTCACGGAAACTTTGCCGCCCGCGTCGTCTTCCCCGAACCGGTCGACCATTTCCACGTCGACGTCGACCTGATTGCCGAGATGACGGTGATCAACCCGTTTGACTTCTTCCTGGAGCCGGACGCTGAAGATTTCCCGATCATCTACAAAGAGCCCCTCAAGACCGACCTGGCCCCGTTCCTCGAACAGGAACCCCACGGCCCGCTGTTGACCGAGTACCTGAAGGGAGTCGATGTCACTCCGCGGCGTATCGTCGACTTTCTGGTGGATATCAACCAGCGTCTGCAAAACGACATCGCCTACACCGTGCGTATGGAGCACGGCGTTCAGTCGCCGGAAGAAACGCTAGAGCGTCGTCTCGGATCGTGCCGCGACTCGGCCTGGCTGATGGTGCAGATGCTGCGTCATTTCGGACTCGCCGCTCGCTTCGCTTCCGGTTACATCTGCCAGTTGACGCCTGACATCAAATCGCTCGATGGCCCCTCCGGTCCGGAAAAGGACTTCACCGATTTGCATGCGTGGACCGAAGTCTTCCTGCCGGGTGCCGGCTGGGTAGGGCTCGACCCAACCTCGGGGCTGTTCGCTGGCGAAGGTCACATTCCACTGGCCTGCACGCCGTCGCCAATGACCGCGGCACCTGTCTCGGGAACTCACGAGCAGGCGGAAGTCGAATTCGAGTTCGAAATGAAGATCACGCGTTTCCACGAAGATCCGCGTGTGACCAAACCATACACCGACGAAGAATGGGACGAGATTCAAGCCCTTGGTCATGAAGTCGACAAGCACCTCGAGCGAGTCGGCATCACGATGACCATGGGGGGCGAGCCGACGTTCGTTTCCATCGACGACATGGAAGGGGACGAGTGGAACACGGCTGCCGTGGGGCCCACCAAACGAGGCCTGGCCGACAAGCTGATGCGAAAGCTGTTCAAACGATTCGGCGAAGGGGGCTTCCTGCACTACGGCCAAGGCAAGTGGTATCCCGGCGAATCGTTACCTCGTTGGGCATTTCGCTGCTACTGGCGGCACGACGGCGAACCGATCTGGAGAGATCCGTCGCTGTTGGCCGAAGATGGCATGAACTATGGTCACGATGCGGATCTGGCCATGCAGTTCACCCGTCGCCTGGCCGAGCAGCTAGGTGTCGAACCGAACCACGCCAGCTATGGCTACGAAGACGCTTTCTATTACACCTGGATGGAACGTCGTCTGCCGGTGAATGTCGACATCCACGATTCGAAGCTGGAAGACGAGGAAGAACGTGCGCGAATTGCCAAGGTCTTCGAGCAAGGCATTACATCGCCGGTGGGTGTCGTTCTGCCGATTCGCTACTTGTGGTGGACTGCCCAGCCAACTTGGGAAAGTGGCGAGTGGGTCGTGCGTAGCGACGAACTGTTCCTCATTCCCGGCGACTCGGCCATGGGGCTGCGTCTGCCGTTGAAGTCGCTTGTTTACGAAACGGAAGGGCAAGCGGCCGCTCTCTTCCCGTTAGATCCCATGGCGGAAACAACGCCCCTTCCATCGTATGCCGAATTCATGGCCCGCCGTACTCCCGCGATGGTCGGAGGGGACTCCGGCAAGCCGTGGTCGATGAAAACTGTCGGCGGCGATACCTACCGCAACGCGTCGCGTCCCCAGGGGATGAGCGGCCAGAGCCTGGAGTCGGACGGCTTCTTTGGCCCTGGCGATTGGGGGGATAACGGCGGTCCGAATCCGATGAATCAGATGGTCCGCACGGCAGTGTGTGTGGAACCTCGAAACGGGTGCCTGCATATCTTCATGCCGCCGGTCGATCGTATCGAAGGCTACCTGGAACTGCTGACCGCCGTGGAAACGGTGGCCGCTGAATTCAATTCGCCAGTGATCATCGAAGGGTACTTGCCACCCCACGACGATCGTGTCAATCACTTGAGCGTGACGCCAGACCCTGGTGTGATCGAAGTGAACGTCCACCCGGCCAACAATTGGCAGGAACTAGTCGACATCACAACCGGGGTCTACGAAGACGCCCACCATACTCGCCTGGGGACTGAAAAGTTCAACAAAGACGGCACCCATACCGGTACCGGTGGTGGTAACCACGTGGTGCTGGGTGGTCCGACTCCCACGCAAAGTCCGTTTTTGCAGCGACCCGATATTTTGCGAAGCCTGATCGGGTACTGGCACAATCATCCATCGCTTTCCTACCTGTTCAGTGGCAACTTTATCGGCCCTACCAGTCAGGCACCACGTGTCGACGAAGGACGCCGAGATGCCATCTATGAACTGAAGATTGCGTTCGAGCAAATCCCCGATAAGGGGCAGTTCTCCCCCTGGTTGGTCGACCGGGTCTTCCGCAACCTGCTGGTCGATATCACCGGCAACACGCATCGGGCCGAATTCTGTATCGACAAGCTGTTTTCGCCTGACAACAGTTCAGGGCGGCGCGGCTTGCTCGAGTTCCGTGCTTTCGAGATGCCTCCGCACGCTCGGATGAGCCTCACGCAGCAACTTCTGCTGCGGGCATTGATGGCTCGTTTTGCCGAACATCCTTACCGAGTTCCCCTGGTCGATTGGGATACGAGCCTGCACGATCGTTTCATGCTGCCGCATTTCAATTATCAGGACTTCGAGGACGTCATTGAAGAGACGAAGGACGCCGGATTCCAGTTGGAATCGTATTGGTTCCTGCCGCACTTCGAGTTCAAGTTCCCCAAGATTGGCGAGTTTTCGCATCGTGGCGTCCAAGTTGAAATCCGCAAAGCGATCGAACCTTGGTACGTGCTCGGCGAAGAATCGGGGCAGGGCTTTACGGCCCGTTACGTCGACTCCTCGCTGGAACGCATGCAGGTCAAAGTTCGCGGAGCGATCCCGGGCCGGCATTTCGTGATGTGCAACGGACGCAAGGTTCCGCTCCATCCGACCGGAACCGAGCAGGAATACGTCGCCGGTGTGCGGTATCGAGCCTGGCAGCCACCTAGCTGCTTGCACCCCACCATTCCGGTAGACGAGCCCCTGACAATCGACCTGTACGACTCGTGGTTCCAGAGAAGTTTGGGAGGTTGTCGCTATCACGTAGGGCATCCAGGGGGGAATAATCCAGAATCTTTCCCTGTAAATGCCTTCGAGGCAGAGTCCCGTCGTGGGGGGCGATTCGAGAAAATGGGGCATACGCCCGGTTATGTTGAGCTACCGCCAGATGAGGACTCAAGTGAATTCCCCTTCACGCTCGATTTGAGACGGGGTAAAACCAAGCATCTGTAA
- a CDS encoding alpha-amylase family glycosyl hydrolase yields the protein MIGTSRNGQPDQLQTEAEISLKRLLPRLEAFWSEDDVASGLARDFTQRLVAQWPRLFRLLFTLYHTRYDFFYHLEEIMFTAARGWKQRSPELREQDDHRSNDPTWFQSEHMVGGALYVDLFSENLNKLRECIPYFKDLGLTYVHLMPLFAVRPGDNDGGYAISNYRSVDPRLGTIDDLRQLADEFRAAGVCLCLDFVFNHTSDDHYWAQHAQAGDIEYQQYYYCFPDRTVPDQYERTLREIFPTVRRGNFTWHDGMQKWVWTTFNSFQWDLNYGNPAVFRAMLEEMLFIANTGVDILRLDAVAFIWKQMGTNCENRPEAHLLIQAFNCLAGIAAPGLVFKSEAIVHPDEVVKYIGADECQISYNPTLMALLWESLATRSTRLLKKSLSHRHRLPHGTSWVNYLRCHDDIGWTFDDEDAAQLGINGYDHRQFLNNFYTGQFPGSFARGVPFQHNPTTGDMRISGTLASLAGLEQAIEFHDPKLIEMSVRRMCLLYGITLSIGGIPLLYLGEEWGMLNDYDFVKDPAKAGDTRWIHRPKMKWEYLQNFKQEVDDQNGTIRGKIFRSIQKLISLRKNLPSLAGQQMELIPVDNPHVLGFVRHFEGSRTLILANFTEEEQRVPANNVRTGGLGRFFQDLISEQEIATHEDLTLPPYGLLWLERI from the coding sequence ATGATCGGAACGAGTAGGAATGGACAACCCGACCAGTTGCAAACCGAAGCAGAGATCTCGCTCAAGCGACTTCTGCCGCGGTTGGAAGCATTCTGGTCCGAGGACGATGTCGCCAGCGGACTAGCGCGTGATTTCACACAGCGCCTCGTCGCCCAATGGCCACGTTTGTTTCGCCTGCTCTTCACGCTGTATCACACCCGATACGATTTCTTCTATCATCTGGAAGAAATCATGTTCACCGCGGCACGCGGGTGGAAGCAGCGTAGCCCCGAACTTCGCGAGCAGGACGACCACCGCTCGAACGATCCGACCTGGTTTCAGTCGGAACATATGGTGGGCGGGGCGCTGTACGTCGATCTCTTTTCCGAGAATCTCAACAAGCTGCGCGAGTGCATCCCGTACTTCAAAGATCTCGGCCTGACCTACGTTCACTTGATGCCGCTGTTCGCAGTGCGTCCGGGCGATAACGACGGCGGGTACGCGATCAGCAACTACCGTAGCGTCGATCCCCGACTTGGGACGATCGACGATCTGCGGCAACTGGCTGACGAATTCCGCGCAGCCGGCGTCTGCTTGTGCCTGGACTTTGTTTTCAATCACACGTCAGACGATCACTACTGGGCCCAGCATGCCCAGGCCGGCGACATCGAATATCAGCAGTACTATTACTGCTTTCCCGATCGTACTGTTCCCGACCAGTACGAACGCACCTTGCGCGAGATCTTCCCGACGGTGCGTCGCGGGAACTTCACCTGGCACGACGGGATGCAGAAGTGGGTTTGGACGACCTTCAACAGCTTCCAATGGGATCTGAATTACGGTAACCCAGCCGTCTTTCGAGCGATGCTTGAAGAGATGCTCTTCATCGCCAACACAGGTGTCGACATCTTGCGGCTCGATGCCGTGGCGTTCATTTGGAAGCAGATGGGCACTAACTGCGAAAACCGCCCGGAAGCTCACCTCTTGATCCAGGCCTTCAACTGTCTGGCCGGGATCGCCGCGCCTGGGTTGGTCTTCAAGTCGGAAGCGATCGTGCATCCGGACGAAGTGGTGAAGTATATCGGGGCGGACGAGTGTCAGATTTCCTACAACCCGACCCTGATGGCCTTGTTGTGGGAATCGTTGGCTACCCGCAGCACGCGTCTGTTGAAGAAGTCGCTCAGTCATCGTCATCGATTGCCGCACGGCACTTCGTGGGTCAACTACCTGCGCTGCCATGACGATATTGGCTGGACTTTCGACGACGAAGACGCGGCTCAACTGGGAATCAATGGCTACGACCATCGACAATTCTTGAACAACTTTTACACAGGGCAGTTCCCCGGTTCATTTGCCCGCGGGGTGCCGTTCCAGCACAACCCAACTACTGGTGACATGCGGATTTCGGGAACGTTGGCGTCCCTTGCCGGCCTGGAGCAAGCGATCGAGTTCCATGATCCGAAGTTGATCGAAATGTCGGTCCGGCGCATGTGTCTGCTGTATGGCATCACCCTCAGCATCGGAGGGATCCCTCTTTTGTACCTGGGTGAGGAGTGGGGGATGCTCAATGATTATGATTTCGTGAAGGACCCCGCCAAGGCAGGCGATACCCGCTGGATCCACCGCCCCAAGATGAAGTGGGAATATCTCCAAAACTTCAAACAGGAAGTGGATGACCAAAATGGGACGATTCGAGGGAAAATCTTCCGCTCGATCCAGAAGTTAATCTCGCTCAGAAAGAACCTCCCATCGCTGGCCGGGCAGCAAATGGAGTTGATTCCAGTCGATAACCCCCACGTTCTTGGCTTTGTAAGGCACTTCGAGGGGAGCCGAACCCTCATTCTGGCTAACTTTACGGAAGAGGAACAGCGAGTCCCCGCCAATAACGTCCGCACGGGGGGGCTCGGACGGTTCTTCCAGGATCTGATCAGCGAGCAGGAAATCGCGACCCACGAAGACCTCACGCTGCCGCCGTATGGCCTCTTGTGGCTCGAGCGAATCTGA